In the Podospora pseudocomata strain CBS 415.72m chromosome 5, whole genome shotgun sequence genome, one interval contains:
- a CDS encoding hypothetical protein (COG:U; EggNog:ENOG503NY6K), with product MPFPFLHVPRARFPSFLKYTIRSTDTINHSTLNNSKSHDCLVSPKMLRGFRPAVGRAQALSTTLRAPPIRPSPASKSLLKHSSTSSRAQVTTQPRLLPYLIRTQYSTKPPVQPTQIDKQHEQEIAQHKLEARPDEVSTTSTVRKSIETAQSKPDDVDFGKELRDDLHTVKDTFALGSVPREPYLLGLAGTLPYLGTSLATVYLSWNLNAKFPTDSNFLNSFMFTNEAASQWLHFLEPIQVGYGVALISFLGAIHWGLEFAEKNFSRERTRLRYAIGVAAPLVAWPTTFFPIEWALITQFLAFTGLYFADARAMVRGWAPSWYQTYRFVLTAIVGGSLLISLVARTKIGESHARLSGGELKDLLRAEDPKNEYHNWEKEEEKERAKLRKEKEEKEKKEKEEAERKKKEEKKSKGKKGDKKEGDKKEKKDDKKDEKQEDKKKDQKEEDEKTKKSDDNPEEPSKDRAESKDGGAQDKKKEQIGSQDGGNRKNSEKHDS from the exons ATGCCCTTTCCTTTTCTGCATGTCCCACGCGCTCGCTTCCCGTCTTTCCTGAAGTACACGATCAGGAGCACGGATACCATTAACCATTCAACATTGAACAACTCTAAATCCCACGATTGTCTTGTCTCGCCTAAAATGTTGCGTGGTTTCCGACCAGCTGTTGGCCGAGCCCAAGCTCTGTCTACAACCCTTCGAGCACCTCCCATCCGcccctctcccgcctccaAGAGCCTCCTCAAACATTCCAGCACCTCTTCCAGAGCACAAGTCACCACCCAACCGAGATTGCTGCCCTACCTCATCCGCACGCAATATTCCACCAAACCACCCGTGCAACCCACCCAGATAGACAAGCAACACGAGCAAGAAATCGCCCAACACAAGCTCGAAGCCCGACCAGACGAGgtctcaaccacctcaaccgTCCGCAAATCCATAGAAACTGCACAATCCAAACCCGACGATGTAGACTTTGGCAAGGAACTGCGCGATGACCTG CACACGGTCAAAGACACCTTCGCCCTCGGCTCCGTCCCCCGAGAACCctacctcctcggcctggcCGGGACCTTGCCGTATCTCGGCACCTCCCTCGCAACAGTTTACCTCTCTTGGAACCTCAACGCCAAATTTCCCACCGACTCAAACTTTCTCAACAGCTTCATGTTCACCAATGAGGCTGCCTCCCAGTGGCTTCACTTTCTTGAGCCGATTCAAGTCGGCTATGGCGTGGCGCTCATCTCCTTTTTAGGCGCCATTCACTGGGGTCTTGAATTTGCGGAAAAGAACTTCTCCCGTGAGAGAACGCGCCTGCGCTATGCCATCGGTGTCGCTGCGCCGCTGGTTGCATGGCCCACTACGTTTTTCCCCATTGAATGGGCGTTGATCACCCAATTTCTGGCGTTTACGGGATTGTACTTTGCGGATGCGAGAGCaatggtgagggggtgggcgCCGAGTTGGTATCAGACTTATCGCTTTGTTTTGACGGCTATAGTAGGGGGTTCGTTGCTGATCAGTCTGGtggcgaggacgaagatTGGGGAGAGTCATGCGAGATTGTCGGgtggggagttgaaggattTGTTGAGGGCTGAGGATCCGAAGAATGAGTATCATAattgggagaaggaggaggagaaggaaagggcgaagttgaggaaggagaaggaggagaaggagaagaaggaaaaggaggaggcggagaggaagaagaaggaggaaaagaagagtaaggggaagaagggggataAGAAGGAAGGTGataagaaggagaagaaggatgataagaaggacgagaagcaggaggataagaagaaggatcagaaggaagaggatgaaaagaccaagaagagcGATGATAACCCTGAGGAGCCAAGCAAGGATCGTGCTGAGAGCAAGGATGGCGGTGCCCAAGATaaaaagaaggagcagaTTGGTAGCCAGGATGGCGGAAACAGGAAGAACAGCGAGAAGCACGACAGTTAA
- a CDS encoding hypothetical protein (EggNog:ENOG503PX54; COG:S) has translation MSTQKLAGGFGYSGPTIGFILLFQAIIAAIAQIRVVLCAYPIVYTFTPLLPGLSVTSSTLALVLVVLELWFKVVLSSIGYICSTIL, from the exons ATGTCAACACAGAAGCTGGCCGGCGGTTTCGGCTACAGTGGCCCGACGATAGGCTTCATATTGCTATTCCAGGCAATCATCGCAGCCATCGCCCAGATACG TGTTGTGCTCTGCGCCTACCCGATTGTCTACACCTTTACACCATTACTGCCAGGTCTGTCGGTGACGTCCAGTACGTTGGCACTGGTGCTCGTCGTTCTGGAGCTATGGTTCAAGGTTGTGTTGTCATCGATTGGATACATCTGCTCCACCATCCTGTAG
- a CDS encoding hypothetical protein (EggNog:ENOG503PX54; COG:S): MAKERCLDLTHTSNLIGSVLGGMLAEPGKNYLSMFPPDSIWTTYPFFLPNLVVASLQLFALVFTFLFLEETHPHLQEMSDLGLTICRTIAGRLSQRGHEYEYEMVYSNQEGVDSAEIPDIVQERNITNPADGNTTDNDDDKALAPKRAVNLQIILQVLSVSLLALHKVSSDAIMPVYLAAP, encoded by the exons ATGGCCAAAGAG CGCTGCCTGGATCTAACCCATACCAGCAATCTCATCGGCTCAGTTCTCGGAGGCATGTTGGCGGAGCCAGGCAAAAACTACCTGTCGATGTTCCCACCCGATTCCATATGGACAACCTACCCATTCTTTCTACCCAATCTCGTGGTAGCGTCTCTGCAGCTGTTTGCATTGGTGTTtacttttctcttcttggaGGAGACGCATCCACATCTGCAGGAGATGTCAGACCTTGGTCTCACAATATGCCGTACCATAGCTGGCAGGCTATCCCAGCGGGGACATGAGTATGAGTATGAAATGGTATACTCTAAccaagagggggttgatagTGCAGAGATCCCTGATATTGTCCAGGAACGAAACATAACAAATCCTGCTGatggcaacaccaccgacaacGATGATGACAAAGCACTGGCCCCGAAAAGGGCCGTCAATCTTCAAATCATCCTCCAGGTTCTGTCCGTCTCCCTCCTGGCCTTGCACAAAGTTTCTTCAGACGCCATCATGCCTGTCTACCTGGCAGCTCCCTAA
- a CDS encoding hypothetical protein (COG:G; EggNog:ENOG503P0XZ) — MSRWGQTAKIITELPTGEQKDYFLKTISLGETGAKMIHGEFESLKALNGVLSDFAPEPYAWGQFNSKPDTCFLLTQFREVGEQPPNPVRFTARLAELHKQSASPTGKFGFHIQTFHAKLPQITDCWEELWAVLYRNQLAQMVRLDDEKHGVWPEFRKLCTLVLDKVIPRLLEPLQSDGRSIKPCLIHGDLWDENTATDMDTGEPFVFDAGSFYGHNEYEIGNWRAARHRLSDKMYVRNYKRNFPVSEPGTLVVSTSVLNCN; from the coding sequence ATGTCTCGCTGGGGCCAGACAGCCAAAATCATCACTGAACTCCCCACTGGAGAGCAAAAGGACTACTTTTTGAAGACGATCAGCTTGGGAGAGACCGGCGCAAAGATGATACATGGCGAGTTCGAGTCACTCAAAGCCCTTAACGGAGTCCTGTCTGACTTTGCCCCTGAACCATACGCCTGGGGTCAATTCAACAGCAAGCCTGACACCTGCTTCTTGCTTACTCAGTTCCGTGAAGTCGGAGAGCAACCTCCTAATCCAGTGAGATTCACAGCACGACTGGCTGAGCTGCACAAGCAATCAGCTTCACCAACAGGCAAATTTGGCTTCCACATCCAAACCTTCCACGCCAAGCTCCCCCAGATCACTGACTGTTGGGAGGAATTGTGGGCAGTGCTATACCGGAACCAGCTTGCTCAGATGGTCAGACTAGATGACGAGAAGCACGGTGTATGGCCCGAGTTCAGAAAGCTCTGCACACTTGTTCTCGATAAAGTCATCCCCCGGCTCCTGGAGCCTCTTCAGTCCGATGGGCGCTCCATTAAACCTTGTTTGATTCACGGTGACTTGTGGGACGAAAACACAGCCACTGATATGGACACGGGTGAGCCCTTCGTTTTTGATGCTGGCTCATTCTATGGACACAATGAGTACGAGATTGGCAATTGGAGGGCAGCACGGCACAGATTGAGCGATAAGATGTACGTGAGGAACTATAAGCGCAACTTTCCTGTGTCAGAACCAGGTACGCTTGTCGTGTCCACATCAGTTCTGAATTGCAACTAA
- a CDS encoding hypothetical protein (EggNog:ENOG503NWY3; COG:S), whose product MESQPTKQNIAYCLRTIAFQLAKTHQPFAVRLLHLHKETRFTAAEQKFGLIWDTIFENIVFKMDFGQTLHWIFDGLDEADAPKLLVRSLLEIKSKTRIKLLLFSRPKKDLTNILMARFGAVPMVSVSVEQTQEDIEQYVASVASEIFPDAGGPIHEYVIQQITKRAEGSFLWTRPALETLRDNWHTQADIDMALNNVPKGMHSLINA is encoded by the coding sequence ATGGAGAGCCAGCCGACGAAGCAAAACATAGCGTATTGCCTCAGGACAATTGCTTTCCAACTCGCCAAAACTCACCAGCCATTTGCGGTGAgacttcttcaccttcacaaAGAGACTAGATTCACGGCAGCAGAGCAGAAGTTTGGCCTTATCTGGGACACCATCTTTGAGAATATCGTCTTCAAGATGGACTTTGGACAGACACTTCACTGGATTTTCGATGGGTTGGATGAGGCGGATGCCCCAAAGCTTCTCGTTCGCAGCCTGCTCGAGATCAAGTCCAAAACTCGCATCAAGTTACTGCTTTTTAGCCGGCCAAAGAAAGACCTTACAAACATCCTCATGGCTAGATTCGGTGCAGTGCCGATGGTCAGCGTTTCTGTTGAACAAACACAGGAAGACATCGAGCAGTACGTAGCATCAGTGGCGAGTGAGATATTTCCGGATGCTGGTGGGCCGATCCATGAATATGTCATCCAACAGATAACAAAAAGGGCCGAGGGTTCCTTTCTGTGGACCAGACCTGCCCTCGAGACCTTGCGAGACAACTGGCACACGCAAGCTGACATTGATATGGCGCTGAACAATGTACCAAAAGGCATGCACTCGTTGATCAACGCATGA
- a CDS encoding hypothetical protein (EggNog:ENOG503NWY3; COG:S) translates to MASVIRCAGNYFLALITHNSTVVVWHKETCEEIYRLHHGEWVTILVIDKPGRLAATAGRYTFQVWELITGEQLYKLPKISQSRTMSVDFSQSGSKLLISYDDCTMSLYDLESGSEETLFAEPNITLWDEQQSQMFPSPKSRMCIRKDDKDLEVDGDEVFNSPEVVRWSHDGSTVYILYQDATILVWDLIEDGQFERGDTGAREMVLNSDGTLLVTSGNGGSLRVWSLPTFHLIYELNSDEFVCDLSFSADSQRIYDLRGSGCNVWAPDILIRPDALDHKETASSVDASFVSDVMSEPVLAQDQQVQRGHVTALICDDHDEFFCVGRDDGLVNIHDMTDGKVVRKAYKHSATVDIVVLEWSASRRFIASADDSGKVIVKKLKIKDDGKWAVFPMFDLRVGDAVNQLLLNQTETHLLVSTESSDRVWDLKTKSKVCRRRWDCKAGLKWLNHPEDSARLIWLSNEQIRIHTWAGLASEDEEDAMVSTTEESIGEKEEI, encoded by the exons ATGGCCTCGGTCATTCGATGTGCCGGCAACTACTTTCTTGCGTTGATCACTCATAATAGtactgtggtggtgtggcacAAAGAGACCTGCGAAGAGATATACAGGCTGCATCACGGTGAATGGGTTACCATACTTGTCATTGATAAGCCTGGACGACTGGCGGCCACAGCCGGGAGGTACACTTTTCAGGTGTGGGAGCTAATAACCGGCGAGCAGCTCTACAAGTTGCCGAAGATTAGTCAATCCCGGACCATGAGCGTGGACTTTTCTCAGTCCGGAAGCAAACTTCTCATCAGCTACGACGACTGCACCATGTCTCTCTATGACCTTGAAAGTGGCAGCGAAGAGACTTTATTCGCCGAGCCCAACA TAACCCTGTGGGATGAGCAGCAGTCTCAGATGTTCCCCAGTCCTAAGTCACGGATGTGCATCCGCAAAGACGACAAAGACCTAGAGGTGGATGGAGACGAGGTCTTCAACTCGCCTGAAGTGGTTCGGTGGTCACACGATGGTTCAACTGTGTACATTCTTTACCAGGACGCCACCATTCTGGTATGGGATCTCATAGAAGACGGGCAGTTCGAGCGCGGGGATACTGGGGCCAGAGAGATGGTTCTCAACAGCGACGGTACACTACTCGTCACGAGCGGTAACGGCGGTTCACTGCGTGTTTGGAGTCTCCCAACGTTTCACCTCATCTACGAGCTGAACTCGGACGAGTTCGTTTGCGATCTCAGCTTTAGTGCCGACAGTCAGCGGATCTACGATCTGCGTGGGTCAGGATGCAATGTCTGGGCACCTGATATTCTCATCAGACCAGACGCTTTGGACCACAAGGAAACCGCAAGCAGCGTAGACGCTTCGTTTGTGTCCGATGTAATGTCGGAACCAGTGCTCGCACAGGATCAGCAGGTCCAACGTGGACATGTCACTGCACTGATATGTGATGACCACGATGAGTTCTTCTGTGTTGGACGAGATGACGGATTAGTCAACATTCATGACATGACAGACGGAAAAGTAGTACGGAAGGCTTATAAGCACTCAGCCACTGTCGACATTGTGGTGCTGGAATGGTCTGCCTCCCGCCGATTCATCGCCTCTGCTGACGACTCGGGGAAGGTCATTGTGAAGAAGCTTAAGATCAAGGACGATGGGAAATGGGCCGTTTTCCCCATGTTTGACCTCCGCGTTGGGGATGCTGTGAACCAACTGCTGTTAAACCAGACTGAGACTCACCTGCTCGTAAGCACCGAGTCGTCAGACCGTGTGTGGGACCTCAAGACAAAGAGCAAGGTTTGTCGGAGACGATGGGATTGCAAGGCTGGCCTCAAGTGGCTGAATCATCCCGAGGATTCGGCTCGTCTGATATGGCTCAGCAACGAACAAATCCGCATCCACACGTGGGCTGGCTTAGCAagtgaggacgaggaagacgccATGGTCAGCACCACGGAAGAGTCCATtggagagaaggaagagatATAA
- a CDS encoding hypothetical protein (EggNog:ENOG503NTZA; COG:Q) produces MDDRREDLTSRVLPTITLDAGTLPALQPPNIYHPRADPNPTVELFRVHGVAIIAGRAGDLATTVIQALAEHGVSTFAIFDVVRPEDVKVDVTNANAVKTSVYDVSEGLGIISLLVNFVEVVCCEHAMEHSLDSWRRTTDVYTTGSFIIAQAAAQEMAENKWGGSIILVASISGSRVNFPQTQAAYNASKAAVIMMKNYLAVEWPQHGIRVNNISPGYMNTILNEIKGLEKARKAWVSRNPMGRIGEREELCGAMVLPASRAGSYITGADIVVDGGQSL; encoded by the exons ATGGATGATCGTCGTGAGGACTTGACGTCGAGGGTTCTCCCGACAATAACCCTAGACGCTGGGACACTTCCAGCTCTGCAGCCACCCAATATATATCACCCTCGTGCCGATCCGAATCCGACTGTCGAACTGTTCAGAGTTCATGGtgtcgccatcatcgccggTAGAGCAGGCGATTTGGCCACCACGGTTATTCAAGCTCTGGCCGAGCACGGTGTCAGCACGTTCGCCATCTTCGATGTTGTTCGGCCAGAAGATGTCAA AGTGGACGTCACCAACGCCAACGCCGTAAAGACCTCAGTGTATGATGTCAGCGAGGGCCTTGGTATCATCAGCCTCCTGGTCAACTTTGTTGAGGTGGTTTGTTGTGAGCACGCAATGGAACACTCACTTGATTCCTGGCGGCGAACCACAGACGTCTACACCACTGGCTCGTTCATAATTGCGCAGGCGGCCGCTCAAGAAATGGCAGAGAACAAGTGGGGTGGAAGCATCATCCTGGTGGCGAGCATATCGGGAAGTCGCGTCAACTTTCCTCAAACTCAGGCGGCGTACAACGCTTCCAAGGCAGCTGTCATCATGATGAAGAACTACCTCGCCGTGGAGTGGCCTCAGCATGGCATCAGAGTCAACAACATCAGCCCTGGGTACATGAACACCATTCTCAACGAAATAAAGGGTTTGGAAAAGGCCAGAAAAGCGTGGGTTAGCCGAAACCCAATGGGAAGGATTGGGGAGCGCGAGGAGCTGTGTGGTGCCATGGTTCTTCCTGCCAGTCGAGCGGGAAGCTACATCACTGGGGCGGATATTGTTGTGGACGGTGGCCAGTCTCTTTAG
- a CDS encoding hypothetical protein (EggNog:ENOG503PNMU), whose amino-acid sequence MKPGPALDVPGPHSLPNRFAVRNAGRGLKITGSNYKAPLHYLSKHSSTRDTLRLSLHTTAHKKDNSPALVSVHKHQNRKSGWTTTTQIGNVKWTSTPAQGAENYQIILHRTNAHNETIDMPQTSQDIYQFRMRINTRDEVFEWIKADALTQEIRTICRRENPIVSTGMTREKSPRMGAGGGYYLVRVTGRGVQPKGKKGEETPLGYDKQGREIVASWAYARNFGWGKPVFFFQWWGGGATGELGQDFTRVAAATGATFYHEEALKAAERQRQRQRARNRRHGGFHH is encoded by the coding sequence ATGAAGCCCGGTCCCGCCCTCGACGTGCCCGGCCctcactccctccccaaccgcttTGCCGTCCGCAACGCCGGCCGCGGCCTCAAAATCACCGGCTCCAACTACAAAGCCCCCCTTCACTACCTCTCCAAACACTCCTCCACCCGCGACACCCTCCGTCTATCTctccacaccaccgcccacaaAAAAGACAACTCACCCGCCCTCGTCTCCGTCCACAAGCATCAAAACCGCAAGTCAGGCTggacaacaaccacccaaaTCGGCAACGTCAAATGGACGAGCACCCCTGCCCAAGGCGCGGAAAACTAccaaatcatcctccaccgtaCCAACGCCCACAACGAAACAATCGACATGCCCCAGACCAGTCAGGACATCTACCAGTTCCGGATGAGAATTAATACCCGAGACGAAGTATTTGAATGGATTAAGGCGGATGCCTTGACGCAAGAGATAAGGACAATCTGCAGGAGGGAAAACCCTATTGTCAGTACTGGTATGACCAGGGAGAAATCCCCTCGGATGGGGGCAGGGGGCGGGTATTACCTCGTGAGGGTCACAGGACGGGGTGTCCAACCCAAGggtaaaaagggggaggaaacACCACTCGGTTATGACAAGCAAGGCCGGGAAATCGTCGCCTCCTGGGCGTACGCGAGGAATTTCGGGTGGGGGAAGCCAGTGTTCTTCTTTCAATGGTGGGGGGGCGGAGCAACGGGGGAGTTGGGACAGGACTTCACCCGGGTTGCGGCCGCGACGGGGGCGACGTTTTATCATgaggaggcgttgaaggcagcggagaggcagaggcagaggcagagggctAGGAATAGACGTCACGGGGGTTTCCATCACTAG
- a CDS encoding hypothetical protein (EggNog:ENOG503P0QR), whose protein sequence is MLISMPSPRQLITILSAALASLLILSLIIPSSRDTVRDLVREKLPGVDNKPSSNNEEKRPKYKPAPTYTPPPVKENFPLLATSTPPPIPKWNVPPPDLHKEYDLPVAPPLLIGFTRTWPLLQQAVVSYITAGWPPSQIYVVENTGVQQSNVRGQLSLQNPFYLNHAALKKLGVNVVTTPTLLSFAQMQNFFLSLTYTHKWPYYFWSHMDVVAYAYEDGKPGLSGKYNEKNYKSLYELALVALKEAREKDDRWGIRFFAYDHLALVNPAAFEDVGGWDTHIPYYMTDCDMHSKLIMRNWTQKDAKAGIITDVASALADLSVLYRLEGGPEPSFVDPNPPPPKKEEKEKRGKSRIKRVGYGEDGGPLPADRDKREEDPNWRKWRNLVITADKQFQHKHGDRERNTWQLGQQGGKGEPFYYPAVGLAKSIELMTETGREVFRQKWGHRGCDLVSGAKLKYDDAWMVEKDW, encoded by the exons aTGCTCATCTCCATGCCCAGTCCCCGccagctcatcaccatcctctccgccgccctcgccagtCTCCTCATCCTaagcctcatcatcccctcaAGCCGCGACACCGTCCGCGACCTCGTCCGCGAAAAGCTCCCCGGCGTCGAcaacaaaccctcctccaacaacgaAGAAAAGCGACCCAAATACAAACCCGCACCAACCtacactcctcctccagtaAAAGAAaacttccccctcctcgcgaCATCCACCCCGCCCCCGATCCCGAAATGGAACGTTCCTCCCCCCGACCTCCACAAGGAATACGATCTCCCCGTCGCGCCCCCCCTCTTGATCGGATTCACACGCACCTGGCCTCTGCTCCAACAAGCTGTGGTATCCTACATCACTGCCGGCTGGCCCCCAAGCCAGATCTATGTTGTTGAAAACACGGGGGTCCAACAGTCGAATGTCAGGGGTCAACTCTCGCTTCAAAACCCCTTTTACCTCAACCACGCCGCGTTGAAGAAACTGGGCGTCAACGTCGTCACCACTCCGACACTTTTGTCTTTTGCCCAGATGCAGAATTTTTTCTTGAGTTTGACATACACCCACAAATGGCCTTACTACTTTTGGTCGCACATGGACGTCGTAGCCTACGCCTACGAAGACGGGAAGCCCGGTCTGAGCGGGAAATACAACGAGAAGAACTACAAATCCCTGTACGAACTCGCTCTTGTTGcgctgaaggaagcaagagAGAAGGATGATAGGTGGGGAATCAGGTTTTTTGCTTATGACCATCTCGCACTGGTGAACCCAGCTGCGTTTGAGGATGTAGGAGGATGGGATACGCATATCCCTTATTACATGACTGATTGTGATATGCACTCCAAGTTGATTATGAGGAACTGGACGCAGAAGGATGCCAAGGCGGGGATTATCACCGATGTGGCGAGCGCGCTGGCGGATTTGAGTGTTTTGTATAGACTGGAGGGGGGGCCGGAGCCGAGTTTTGTTGATCCAAATCCGCCTCcgccgaagaaggaggaaaaggagaagaggggaaagAGTAGGATTAAGAGGGTGGGttatggggaggatggggggccGTTGCCGGCGGATAGAGataagagggaggaggatccgAATTGGAGGAAGTGGAGAAATTTGGTTATTACGGCTGATAAGCAGTTTc AACATAAACATGGGGATAGGGAGAGGAATACTTGGCAACTTGGGCAGcagggtgggaagggggagccGTTTTATTATCCGGCCGTTGGGTTGGCAAAGTCGATTGAGCTGATGACggagacggggagggaggttttcAGGCAGAAGTGGGGACATAGAGGGTGTGATTTGGTTTCGGGGGCTAAGTTGAAGTATGATGATGCAtggatggtggagaaggaTTGGTAG